The DNA region CATTCCAGCCAAAAAGCAGCTCACTTTTTCTGTCTATAGGCTTAAAAACGTAAGGAATATCTTACAAAGCAAGCCCACCCGCACAATTCCTTATCCAATTCAAACAGAGATCATGAGCTTGATATGCAGAGGTCACATTTCTATCACAAAAAACCACAGGGCAATGGTTTCATGCCATGGGCAGCTTCAAGAGATGCTGCAGTAAAACGCAAACTCTGCTGTTGCATTTTGTGGCCACAAATAAGAAAGTTGGTCCTGTTGCAACCAAGAACCATCTGTATTTAACTCAGGTCATCGTACGATTTTACATTTGCAGTTTATTGTGTGGTTCCCATCCAGCAATATTTGATGTGCTGTTGGAGGAACACTTGAATTCATATTTGATTAGGCCAGAACGCTGAAGCGGGTCATGGCAAGGAGTCCTAAGAGACAAAATGCCACCAGACGATCACAATTCATAGAACAGCAGAATAACTGGGCTGCCCAGGCTCCTTTGAGCTCCTTGGCCAAACCAATAAGATAATTCACATCATGAAATTATCAGATTACTCACACATAAAGCCTTTGCATCAGGTAAGTCCTCCAAGCAGGACTACTTCACTGGTCCCATCCTTACCTGAAAaacttcatcatctttgttcaACATTTACTGTAGAGGTCTACATCAGAATAATAAGCTGTCTTTACACACAGCATGTAAATAGCAACTGATATCTCAGGAGCCCTCTGCAAGGTGGACTCTCCCTTTGGCactaattaaagagaaaaataaggagTCATTGCAGTTATATAGTGCCGTCACTGAGCTACGGCCTTTCACTGGCTTTCTCTACACAAATCAATTAAACATCCAGCATGAGAGCAATTAACCTAGATACCAATTAGACTAGCAGGGAGAACATGTTTCCTCGTATCAGgccttttatttcagaaatacgAATCATCCATATTTAAGTGCATTTCTTTGCCTCAGTTAAAAACAAGTCAATAGAAGAGAAGTCAAATGTCGCAGGGAAGAAGCAGGAGGCAGCTGTTGCTTTGTGAGTAATACGTACTAAAGTAAAGCTGAGTGGAAAAGCAAAGTGACAGTAAACAGAGGACATATATGGAGAAGCCAAGCCCCCAAACAAATTAGTAACAGCTGCCATATATCATCCAGTAACTGCCTGTGGAGTGAGGTCCATGCATTTTAAGCATAAATGCTCATAGATTATAGGGTTTATTCCCAACTAGCGCAAATGTAGGCACCTCTGTGAAATTAGTGCAGCAACACTGATTTATATTTGCTCGCCCATCGCTGATCCCAGATCCCGCACGGAGCTCTCAGCCCGTTTACACCATCGGCGGTTTCGCTGTGCTAAAATCCACCAGTTTGGGGTTATGTGTCAAGCCCAGGATATCCCAATCAAGCTAATCCACAGAAAAGGTACTTTGAAAGACTGCTCCTAAACATAGGTGTGGTTTGCACATCAACCCGGCGGTTAAACCATCAGGCAGGTTTTCTGTATTGAAAAATGTGACTTCTATCCCAATAAAGCCTCTAACTGTTGGCGTGGTGTACGTGCTGTGATAACCGATGTCCAAGTTAGCTGTGGCTATGGATAACCTCCTCTGATTTCCAGCCTGCAGTAGTTTTTCTCCGCTATTCCTTGGAAGCAGCGCTCTAGAAAcagctctgccctgcggcaccgtTGTCATACAGTACGTACGACTCTAGGAAAAGTGGTCATAAAAGGAAGCATCGTGGCCACTTCTCAAAGTTACATTTTTAGAAAGGGagagctaggaaaaaaaaactcagaaaacGAGGTAGGAAGAGCTATTTTTGATCACTTCATCACTAAAAGATTGCTGTCCTGACCTGTGCTATTTTCTGGATGGCGACTTTCAGGATAGTTGAGTTTGAAACATCAGATAATACAAGTAGGAAAAATGACCAGTGAGCCATAAAACGAATCAGAGAGTGGAGGCATCAAAGGAACAAAGCCACGttgcttcctttgcttttcatctAAGCCAATTAAATCTGAGTTTTCCGTTGcctgggctgtggctcagaGCTGATCCTTTGCAGTGTCTGCTCTATTGTGTGCCTGAATTGGCCAGCTCTAAAAAGGCAGAATTGGGTGGTTGAATACCTTGAATACGGACAAATTTTCCAAGAGGGACTAGAAGAATCTGAAATGAACTGTTTCCTGACTATCGGTTAGAGAACATCAGTGTATGATCCCATCTCACTCCTCTGCCATCCTGCTAATCCTACAATTCTTCTTGGCTTCCTCACGAATTAGGGATTTAGAGCCTTTTTCAAGAAGTATCCAACAGTGTATAGGACCAGGCCCTTAGTGCATAAATCTAAGTGTTTTATTCCATAGTTGTCACTATATAAATATTACTAGGACATAAGCTCAGCTAGACCGAAATGTCCTTGCTCTCTTGACTCTGCTGGAATGGGACCAATTTACCCCAGCTGATTATGTGGGCCATTATTTATTATAAGTTTACGGGACCAAATAAGGTTGTAGGACATCAAGGTCTCCAGCTGATGAAAATCAGTGTGATTCCCTTGGCTTGGAGGATCACACCAATTTACAGGACTCTGTGGTGTGGAACATGAGCGGACCAAATTCTGATTCCCTTATTCTTTTTTCACTCTGACAAAACTCTTTCTGATGTTATTGTTTGCCCTCCTTGCATGGATACCACTAAGACCTATTCAGGCTTAAACTTCCTAAACTTAAGCTTAATTCAGCCTTATATTAAAAACAGGCAGCCACTAAGAAAGAGAAACACCCTTCAAGCTGATAATTTTTAATAGCTCTAACCAACTGCATGGTATTATCTGTCCAGTCCTCTTCATTCTACTGTCTCTCTATAACCTAAAGAAAACACCCCCTCAAAACccacattttcttcatttcatctgattccatcatttttaaaagatactcaagTTAATTCATTATCATTGGGTATATTTTCAACTCCTTTATCTGGAAGCAGCCAGGCTCTTGTGCAGCtccttctgtgttatttttctatttgtttggttttaaggACGCTGCAGAACTCAGTCTCATCCTTCTCTAGTAGTTCTTTAATGCAGGTTTGTCAATAGTGTATAATCAAGATGGAAATCAATGCTGCTGCCTTTCGATTCTGTTCCTTCCCTCCTGCTTCAAAGCTGAGACATCAGGTTGCAGTTTGCTCCAGAGCTGCGATTCTTGTGCTTTaaactgaggcaaaaaaagTTCTCTATAAGCAGAAATATCAGTCTGCATTTCAGAATCTCCAAAGTGGATACTGAGAGACAGGAAAGAGGGAGCGGTTGCTCATCAGAATTAAGGCATCGTTTTAGGCTGATTTCCCTGACTCATTGTAACCTTCAGATCACCTTCAGGGTAATGTAGCAGGAACACTGTCCACTTGCATCTGATTATGGAGCAGAAACAAACATTGCAagaatgtgttttaaattaaaagcatgTATTTTATTGCAGAAGTATCTCTGTGCATGCTTGGAAATGCCTCTGCGAATGCAAACTTTTCCTCATCTGAATATCTTGATTTTTAAGGTAATCAATATGTGTCATGAAAATTATTATATTCTAGAAAAGTTTGCCTTGCTTGAATTTCAATATTAAATAAGTCAAATGCTATCACTGCTTGATTATAAAGcaacaaattattttgcatgCTGGGTAAATGGATTTAAACCAAATAATGCATCAAGGTATTTAATGAAAGGGAGTTGTATTGTGAAGTTCAATATGTCCCTCCTTACTTGTCTTTCAACACCATTCACTTGTTTTCAGAAGATTAAGAGGATAATAAAAACTCCCAAGTACCTCTATTAACCATATGTGTTCTCTTCTTGTAAGTTTTCCATATGTATAAAAATGTGATCTGTTTCCCCCTCCCAGTGGTTACTTAACAggtcaaaaaaacccagcagatCGTAATATATCTTTTTccctaaaaggaaataaaatgcaatgcCATAACAGACAATAATTTTGGTTTGACTTCCAATGAAATCCCAAGAGATGCTTTTTGTCCACGGAGAAAACTTTTAGCAAAATTAACGGAACAGATTTAGAAGCCGTGATTGCTTCGATTATAATAAAACCTTTTCTCTATGGTTATCATATAGAACTCGGGAGAGGTCGAGCAGTGGATCCAACTGCCTGTGTTTGCGAATACAATTCGGTAGATACCTTGAGTAATTCTGACTTCTCTACTGACTGCAGTGCTGCAGTCCTATGACAGCATCATATTAATGAGCCAGCAGAGGTACCGTGTTCCATGTGGCTCTCAAAGTTTAACCCTGTCCCTCAGACTTCCCAACTCTCCACAACGCAGCACCAAACCCAGCAATTGCGTATGTTCCAGGttaaaggcaaaaaggcaatttttgAGAAGGATTTTGCCTGGTAACAAGATCGCCTGCTTAAAAACTCACAGACTGCTGAGCACAGGCAGGCCCTTTTCAGCACCTTTCCAAATGCAGAGTTAAAATCTCCCCCCTCAGCATCCCTCTGCTTTGCAATGGGAGCTCTAGCTGGGCTTTTTCTAGCACCagcaggttttttctttttgcagcttACTAATCAGTAGCCTTTGCAGCTGTAATCCACCCAAGAGGAGTTCAAAGTCTGGATGGTATCTAGTCACTGGAATGCAACCCATAAGAAGTATATTGTACCATGCAAACAAAATTTTTAACAAGGtttcaaagaaggaaaatttatttctaagCAATGCACCAAGCCTTAGATTAAAACATAAGagtgggaggaaaagagaagaggaaagggagggaaagaagaatcgAGATAAAGGATTTTGGGTGCCAGGGGGGTCTTTCAAACTCTTGTTTACTGCCCGGCTGCTCTAGCACTGCAACGGCTGCATCCAGCGTCCTCCTGCAGATCCCTCTTCCTACAGccgtcccccccgccccaaaacGGAGGCAAAGCCTTTGCAGGGAGCTCTTCTTGCCGCAAAGCAACCCAAGGAACCCACCCTGGGAACCCACCCAGTGAGCCCACCCAGCGCACCCACCCAGCATCCCTCCTCTACCCTATTTTGACCTTGAGATGTCAGACCCCACCCGCCACAGGGGGATGCGGGGATGGGGGGGCTGCATCTTGGgacccctcctgctccccaccccGCTCCCCGCGGGAGCTGCTCGTGGTGCTGCAGCCGCCGgtgccgccccggtcccggctccagctccagccccggccccgggcCCTACCCTGCGGGCTGCGCTGCTCCGGCGGCCCCGGCAGCGGCCCCGGTACCGGCACCGCGCTGCGCTCCGCCATGGCCACTGCGGGaagcgggggcggggggggaggaaaagagagaaaaagagaagaatgaaaagaaagaaaataaaagaagggaaagaaggaaaagaaagggaaagaaagaaaggaagcaaaagaaagaaaagaaaggaaggaaagaaagggatgAAAGAGGGTGATGGCCTAGGGAAGCGGGGAGAAGGGAGTAGGGGCAAGAGAGAAGGagcaaggaaaaggaggagcacaggggagaaagaagggagtggggggagcgggggcaaggggatcagaaagggggAATGAGGAGCAGCgggaagggagaggggggaagagggagaagggagcGGGGGAGGCAAGGGGAAGAGGGAATGGGGAAGGGGCGTCCGGGGGGCGTCAggggcagggggagcagggaagggggcAGGAGCGGGGGAGGCGGAGCGGggaggcggggccggggccgggccggggggaggCCGCTCCCCCACACGTGTGCGGGGCCGCCCCGCTGCCGCCCGGCGGGGCTTTATAaagggcggcggcggccggagcAGCGCTGCGTTGCCGCCCGCCACCCCGAGTTCCCCCCTCCACCATGAGCTACACGATGGAGCCCCTCGGCAACCCCTCGTATCGCCGGGTGACCGAGACCCGGGCCACCTACAGCCGCGCCAGCGCATCCCCGTCCAGCGGCTTCCGCTCGCAGTCGTGGTCCCGGGGCTCGGGCAGCACCGTGTCCTCCTCCTACAAGCGCACCAACCTGGGGGGGCCGCGGGCCGTGTACGGCTCCACGGTGCTGAGCTCCGCCGAGAGCCTGGACGTCAGCCAGTCCTCGCTGCTGAACGGCGCGGCGGAGCTGAAGCTGAGCCGCTCCAACGagaaggagcagctgcaggggcTGAACGACCGTTTCGCCGGGTACATCGAGAAGGTGCATTACCTGGAGCAGCAGAACAAGGAGATCGAGGCGGAGTTGGCGGCGCTGCGGCAGAAACACGCCGGGCGGGCGCAGCTGAGCGATGCCTACGAGCAGGAGCTGCGGGAGCTGCGCGGAGTCCTGGAGCAGGTGAGCCATGAGAAGGCGCAGATCCAGCTGGACTCGGAGCACATCGAGGAGGACATCCAGCGCCTGCGGGAGCGCTTCGAGGACGAGGCGCGGCTCCGCGACGAGACGGAGGCCACCATCCGCGCCCTGCGCAAGGAGATGGAGGAGGCCTCGCTGATGCGGGCGGAGCTGGACAAGAAGGTGCAGTCGCTGCAGGACGAGGTGGCCTTTCTGCGGGGCAACCACGAGGAGGAGGTGGCCGAGCTGCTGGCGCAGCTCCAGGCGTCCCACGCCACGGTGGAGAGGAAGGACTACCTGAAGACCGACCTGACCACGGCGCTGAAGGAGATCCGCGCCCAGCTGGAGTGCCAGTCCGACCACAACATGCACCAGGCCGAGGAGTGGTTCAAGTGCCGCTACGCCAAGCTGACAGAAGCCGCCGAGCAGAACAAGGAGGCCATTCGCTCCGCCAAGGAGGAGATCGCCGAGTATCGCCGGCAGCTGCAGTCCAAGAGCATCGAGCTGGAGTCGGTGCGCGGCACCAAGGAGTCGCTGGAGCGGCAGCTCAGCGACATCGAGGAGCGTCACAACAACGACCTCAGCACCTACCAGGTAACCGGGGGGGTGTCGCCGAGCCCGGGGCGagtgggggagggggggggggggtggcaGTGCCCGGGTACCAGCTCCGCAGTGAGGGATGCGGGAGGCGGTGGCTGCGGATGATGGGGAGGGCGGTGAGAGCCGGGTGGGTCCTGCTGTGATCTGGGCACTGCCTCCCAGCGAATGAGTGGCTGAAAGTCCCTTCTGAGAactttttctgctctgtctcTGCGTCAAGCGTatgtctgtgtcacagaggTTTGCTGCGTCTCTGTTGCAGGACACGATTCATCAGCTGGAGAACGAGCTTAGAGGAACGAAGTGGGAAATGGCACGTCACTTGAGGGAATACCAGGACCTCCTCAATGTCAAGATGGCCCTGGATATTGAAATTGCTGCATACAGGTACAGTAGGATCATTGCAGACATGTCTGGAATATTAATAGCACTGCAGATGCTGCTGGCTTGGAAGCTTTAGCAGAGATAAGAAGTATCTCCCTGCAGTAAACACAAGTAAAACTAGAGCTTGACTAAATTATTACAAGCGTTTCAAAATCTACATAGACTCAAGCAGTGTCTGCAGTAAGAACCCAGAGTTTCTTAGGGAGCAGCTCTCTGGTGATCAGTGGGCACCGCATATGTAGCATGACTCAGTGCAGTGGCACCCGGTGCCGCATTCTGCCCTTCCTCACAAAAGATGCAGCAAAAgacaagtttatttttaatcccTGTTTGCTTTGCATATGCCAAGCAAGCGGTGCTTGTCACTTGAATTCCCTTTTATCACTTGAGAGAGACAGTGCACTTGCTTGATCTTGGTTTCAAGCAGGGAGTGCTAGTCTGCTTGTCACAACTTGCTCAACTTTCCTCCAAAGCATCCACTCTAATCTGGAGCAGGAACATTGCTTGCTATTGCCATCACCTGGCAGGTTTTTTTAGTCTCCTTTGCATCACTTTAGAACTCTCACTGGAGAACTGCTGATTTTTCTGGGTCACAGACTTAGATGAAAAACATGCATTTGAATATAAGAGAAGTAAAAGCAACCCACCTCCAGATCTGCCTAAATTCCTGAGGTTGTTCAGATGAACACACAGGTACCCTTGGGGCTATAGCTGTTTGCTGCCAAAGATAAGTTAGCTGAACAAAAGTCTCTTCAGTTTTCATAGCCACACTAGAAAGGTGGATGCCTGAGCTATTGAACTAGGACATACACCCTAatgggctttgaatgtctcagcCACAATATTTCCTTTGGGTCTGTTGGCTGTGTCAAATTCCCAGTTCACCCGAGTCATAATACAGCCTATGAAGTTACCTGCTTTGCCATACTCTGTGCTGTCTTACACCATAATGAAGTTTTCGTCATTAAGGGTGAATTTCAGCTGATCAGCCGAAGGTGTTACACCTGCCACATGCAAACCAAGCTAGAAGCTGTTTGCTGAATATGAATTTTGCAAAAGAGCTGATTCAAGGAAAGCCAAACTGGGGCTGTAAGCGATGGATTATGCTGATCAGCTCCAGCATATTCCTTATACAAAATGATTTCATCCTGCTGACAGAAGGAAATATTCTAATAACTGTCTCTTATGTTGGGTTTCTATGTtcattttccccctccccctcctgTTTCCCTTAGGAAGCTACTGGAAGGTGAAGAGACAAGATTCAGTGCCTTCTCTGGAAGCATTACTGGACCCATATTCACCCACAGACAACCATCTGTCACAATAGCATCcactaaaatccagaaaacaaaaattgaacCGCCAAAGCTGAAAGTCCAGCACAAGTTTGTAGAAGAAATCATTGAAGAGACAAAGGTAGAGGATGAGAAGTCTGAAATGGAAGATGCCCTGGCAGCTGTTGCGGAAGAAATGGCAGCCAAGGcccaggaggaagaaaaggcagaagaagcCGCAGAGGAAGAAACTGAGAAGGCGGCTGcagaagaagcagctgaggaagaaaaggaggaagaggcagcagaggaagaagaagccGCAAAATCTGACGCAGCAGAAGAAGGAGgttctgaaaaagaagaaatagaggaaaaggaagaaggggaggAGGCTGAGGAAGAGGGGGAAGAAGCTGAGGCCAAGGGCAAAGCCgaagaggcagcagcaaaggTAGAGAAGGTCAAAACACCTCCCGCAAAGTCACCCCCTAAATCCCCCCCTAAATCCCCTGTGACTGAGCCAGCCAAGGTTGCCCAGAAAGAAGCAGATgcaggaaaagaacagaaggtGGAGAAAGGTGGTGAGAAACCAgccaaggaggaggagaaagcgGCATCTCCGGAGAAGCCAGCAACACCAAAGGTGACCTCTCCGGAGAAGCCGGCGACCCCAGAGAAACCTGTGACCCCAGAAAAAGCAGCGACCCCGGAGAAACCTGCGACCCCAGAGAAAGCGGCGACCCCCGAGAAGCTGGCGACGCCGGAGAAGCTCCGTTCTCCTGAAAAACCAGTGAGCCCAGAAAAGCCTCGCACTCCAGAGAAGCCGGTGACTCCGGAGAAGCCCCGTTCTCCAGAAAAGCCGGCCTCTCCTGTCAAAGACGGAAAGGCGGTGGTGGAGGAGACCGTCACCGTCACAAAGGTAACAAAAATTAGTGCCGAGGTAGAGAAGGAGTCCAGGAAAGAAGACATTGCAGTGAATGGTGAggtggaggagaaaaaggaagaggaatcCAAAGAGAAGGAGGTTGAGGAGGAAGACAAGGGAGTTGTCACTAACGGTCTAGATGTGAGCCCGATTGATGATAAGGGTGAGAAAATTGTAGTAaccaaaaaagcagagaaaatcaCTGAAGGTGGGGACAGTACAACCACATATATCACAAAGTCGGTGACAGTCACTCAGAAGGTAGAGGAACATGAAGAAAGCTTTGAGGAGAAATTAGTGTCCACTAAGAAAGTGGAGAAAGTTACTTCACATGCCATAGTAAAAGAGATTAAAGAGACCGAATAAAATAGATCATagctaaatttaaaaattaaagagctTGGGTTGGTGCAAAAGGTTAAGCCATATGACAGCTGCAAAATGCATGTGAGTGACGGCTTCAAAGCAGAATGGGTTCTCTCATGGAGGCTCCAGACACacagtattttacttttttgtgcAATATAGGGGAGGGGGGGAATGCATGCAGGCTCAAGATGTGCTCCCTCCACAGAGCTTGGGCTCTAAAATAATCCTAATAATAGTGCATGAGATGAAATGTGCAAAGGAAGCTTTTGAATTTCCTGAGCTGTTGGGGGGACATATCTGAGGAACGATTTAAGATGTATTATGCAAAGAACCAACTGAGCCAAAACCAAATGGAAAACAGTAATACAGTATTCATGAGAACCAGAACTCTCCTAGCCTTAAAAAAAGCTACTTATAAATAATTATGTTTACCTCACTGGTGCAATTAGGGTGGACTTTTGCTCATGGGAGAACCTAGTTGACATGCACAGTACGCAACCTTTTGTTGTTTGATGTAAAACAGTCACAGCAGTTCTTGCTCAATAAAGGtcaatactgaaaatattacttGTCTGGTGACTTTTTTTCCAACTCAAACCCTTCCCTGAATTTCGATCCTCTGTCCTGAACAGGAATGCTGTTGCGTGGGTTGAAAAGTGGCTCGAGTTTTTCCTTAGAATCTTATttagaaaatgagtttgaattGGGTATGATGAACAAATTTCCTGTGACATAACACAAATACTTGAGCTGGTCTAAGCAAATACTCTTAACCTATTTGTCCATTCAAAAATAGGTGTAGAAAGGAGATCCTTCTGGACTGTGAACTGAGGCTGGGTAGTGCTCAGATTAAACCTGGTCTGCCTGACccttaaaagcaaattaaagcaTATTTGCAATAGAAAGGCCTCCTAAGCATTGGCCTACATCTGCCACTACTTGCAGGTTGgctttattaagaaaaaaaaacaattaaaagtcCTTCTAAAACCCCACTACACAGAAAATAACTGTGCATGGAATGCCCTGAAATCTGCTGACTAACTGAGGGGCTGATCACAATCTGATTTGCATCCACCTTCAATTCTTTACCCTATCAATAATGGAAGATCAAGTAGTTTTTAATTGAAAAGGTTCTGCGTGTTCTTCactggaggaattgtaagaagtCTGTGGCAGATAAGGCTTTCAAGTAAATCTGAATGTCTTT from Columba livia isolate bColLiv1 breed racing homer chromosome 25, bColLiv1.pat.W.v2, whole genome shotgun sequence includes:
- the NEFM gene encoding neurofilament medium polypeptide, with product MSYTMEPLGNPSYRRVTETRATYSRASASPSSGFRSQSWSRGSGSTVSSSYKRTNLGGPRAVYGSTVLSSAESLDVSQSSLLNGAAELKLSRSNEKEQLQGLNDRFAGYIEKVHYLEQQNKEIEAELAALRQKHAGRAQLSDAYEQELRELRGVLEQVSHEKAQIQLDSEHIEEDIQRLRERFEDEARLRDETEATIRALRKEMEEASLMRAELDKKVQSLQDEVAFLRGNHEEEVAELLAQLQASHATVERKDYLKTDLTTALKEIRAQLECQSDHNMHQAEEWFKCRYAKLTEAAEQNKEAIRSAKEEIAEYRRQLQSKSIELESVRGTKESLERQLSDIEERHNNDLSTYQDTIHQLENELRGTKWEMARHLREYQDLLNVKMALDIEIAAYRKLLEGEETRFSAFSGSITGPIFTHRQPSVTIASTKIQKTKIEPPKLKVQHKFVEEIIEETKVEDEKSEMEDALAAVAEEMAAKAQEEEKAEEAAEEETEKAAAEEAAEEEKEEEAAEEEEAAKSDAAEEGGSEKEEIEEKEEGEEAEEEGEEAEAKGKAEEAAAKVEKVKTPPAKSPPKSPPKSPVTEPAKVAQKEADAGKEQKVEKGGEKPAKEEEKAASPEKPATPKVTSPEKPATPEKPVTPEKAATPEKPATPEKAATPEKLATPEKLRSPEKPVSPEKPRTPEKPVTPEKPRSPEKPASPVKDGKAVVEETVTVTKVTKISAEVEKESRKEDIAVNGEVEEKKEEESKEKEVEEEDKGVVTNGLDVSPIDDKGEKIVVTKKAEKITEGGDSTTTYITKSVTVTQKVEEHEESFEEKLVSTKKVEKVTSHAIVKEIKETE